The genomic region CCATCGGAACCAGAACCATCGAATGGCGACGATGCTTATCCGCGTCTGGATCAGAAAGCGCCATAAAAATGGTGACCTTGCAGTCTGGGTGACCCACGCCAGTGCTCCACCATTTGCGACCATTCAGCACCACCTCATCGCCTTCAACCACAGCGGTAGCTTCCATGGTGGTGGCATCGGAAGACGCTACCGCGGGTTCCGTCATGCAGAACGCAGACCGGACCGCACCACTAAGAAGACCGGGCAGCCATTCGGCTTTCTGTTCCTCTGAACCATAGTGAATCAGTACTTCCATATTGCCGGTGTCCGGCGCATTGCAGTTGAAGATTTCGGGGGCAATAAAACTGCGCCCGGTTTCCTCTGCAATCAAAGCGTAGTCAGAGTTGAGTAAACCACAACCATGCTTCTCATCCGGAAAAAACATATTCCAGAGCCCTTGGGCTTTGGCCTTTTCTTTCAACTCTTTGATGATCGGTAAGACAACCCAGCGGTTCTCAAGCGATGCCAGCTCTTTATTGTATTGAGCTTCAATCGGGAAAATCTCTTCCGCCATGAACGCTTTAACACGCTTAAGATAATCCTGACCTTTTTCGGAGATACTGAAATCCATTGCCG from Marinobacter sp. LV10R510-11A harbors:
- a CDS encoding acyl-CoA dehydrogenase family protein, whose product is MDFSISEKGQDYLKRVKAFMAEEIFPIEAQYNKELASLENRWVVLPIIKELKEKAKAQGLWNMFFPDEKHGCGLLNSDYALIAEETGRSFIAPEIFNCNAPDTGNMEVLIHYGSEEQKAEWLPGLLSGAVRSAFCMTEPAVASSDATTMEATAVVEGDEVVLNGRKWWSTGVGHPDCKVTIFMALSDPDADKHRRHSMVLVPMDASGVTIERMLPVFGEYDEPYGHGQVLFDNVRLPKSAFIAGPGRGFEIAQGRLGPGRVHHCMRAIGAAERTLELLIKRATSREAFGRPLAKLGGNPDIIANARMSIEQARLLTLKCAWALDTKGVAGAIQEVAMIKAIIPVMLQTIVDQAIQIHGGAGVSDDDFPLTQLFAYARVLRLADGPDEVHRATVARLELRKYKK